A part of Neovison vison isolate M4711 chromosome 8, ASM_NN_V1, whole genome shotgun sequence genomic DNA contains:
- the TLDC2 gene encoding TLD domain-containing protein 2 isoform X2, with translation MKGLRWRYTRLPSQVEDALSVEEGEEEEEETAPAPAPVSAPAPEDPVEPQLAEASQVLGASEIRQLSLHLPARVLGHPWSLAFCTSRDGFSLRSLYRQMEGHSGPVLLVLRDQDGQMFGAFSSSAIRLSKGFYGTGETFLFSFSPQLKVFKWTGSNSFFVKGDLDSLMMGSSREGCPFSQKPG, from the exons ATGAAAGGTCTCCGCTGGCGTTACACTCGGCTG CCCAGCCAGGTGGAGGATGCTCTGTCTgtggaggagggtgaggaggaggaagaggagacagccccagccccagccccggtcTCAGCTCCGGCTCCTGAAGATCCGGTGGAGCCCCAGCTGGCAGAAGCCAGCCAGGTCCTAGGAGCCTCGGAGATTAGGCAG CTCAGCCTCCACCTCCCCGCCAGAGTCTTGGGACATCCCTGGAGCCTGGCCTTCTGCACATCGAGAGATGGCTTCAGCCTGCGGAGCCTGTACAGGCAGATGGAAGGCCACAGTGGGCCGGTGCTGCTGGTGCTGAGGGACCAGGATGGGCAG ATGTTTGGAGCCTTCTCTTCCTCCGCCATTCGACTCAGCAAAGGCTTCTATGGTACCGGCGAgaccttcctcttctccttctccccacagcTAAAG GTCTTTAAGTGGACAGGAAGCAACTCTTTCTTTGTGAAAGGAGACTTGGATTCACTGATGATGGGCAGCAGCAG AGAGGGCTGCCCATTTTCTCAGAAACCTGGATGA
- the TLDC2 gene encoding TLD domain-containing protein 2 isoform X1 has protein sequence MKGLRWRYTRLPSQVEDALSVEEGEEEEEETAPAPAPVSAPAPEDPVEPQLAEASQVLGASEIRQLSLHLPARVLGHPWSLAFCTSRDGFSLRSLYRQMEGHSGPVLLVLRDQDGQMFGAFSSSAIRLSKGFYGTGETFLFSFSPQLKVFKWTGSNSFFVKGDLDSLMMGSSSGQFGLWLDGDLYRGGSHPCATFNNEVLARQEQFCIKELEAWVLS, from the exons ATGAAAGGTCTCCGCTGGCGTTACACTCGGCTG CCCAGCCAGGTGGAGGATGCTCTGTCTgtggaggagggtgaggaggaggaagaggagacagccccagccccagccccggtcTCAGCTCCGGCTCCTGAAGATCCGGTGGAGCCCCAGCTGGCAGAAGCCAGCCAGGTCCTAGGAGCCTCGGAGATTAGGCAG CTCAGCCTCCACCTCCCCGCCAGAGTCTTGGGACATCCCTGGAGCCTGGCCTTCTGCACATCGAGAGATGGCTTCAGCCTGCGGAGCCTGTACAGGCAGATGGAAGGCCACAGTGGGCCGGTGCTGCTGGTGCTGAGGGACCAGGATGGGCAG ATGTTTGGAGCCTTCTCTTCCTCCGCCATTCGACTCAGCAAAGGCTTCTATGGTACCGGCGAgaccttcctcttctccttctccccacagcTAAAG GTCTTTAAGTGGACAGGAAGCAACTCTTTCTTTGTGAAAGGAGACTTGGATTCACTGATGATGGGCAGCAGCAG tGGCCAGTTTGGGCTGTGGTTGGATGGAGACTTGTACCGTGGGGGAAGCCACCCTTGTGCAACTTTCAATAATGAGGTACTGGCCCGACAAGAGCAGTTCTGCATCAAGGAGCTGGAGGCCTGGGTCCTGAGCTGA
- the TLDC2 gene encoding TLD domain-containing protein 2 isoform X3 yields MKGLRWRYTRLPSQVEDALSVEEGEEEEEETAPAPAPVSAPAPEDPVEPQLAEASQVLGASEIRQLSLHLPARVLGHPWSLAFCTSRDGFSLRSLYRQMEGHSGPVLLVLRDQDGQTPISRNFHLKATELTSSRWSSFLSRMPLTVEMFGAFSSSAIRLSKGFYGTGETFLFSFSPQLKVFKWTGSNSFFVKGDLDSLMMGSSSGQFGLWLDGDLYRGGSHPCATFNNEVLARQEQFCIKELEAWVLS; encoded by the exons ATGAAAGGTCTCCGCTGGCGTTACACTCGGCTG CCCAGCCAGGTGGAGGATGCTCTGTCTgtggaggagggtgaggaggaggaagaggagacagccccagccccagccccggtcTCAGCTCCGGCTCCTGAAGATCCGGTGGAGCCCCAGCTGGCAGAAGCCAGCCAGGTCCTAGGAGCCTCGGAGATTAGGCAG CTCAGCCTCCACCTCCCCGCCAGAGTCTTGGGACATCCCTGGAGCCTGGCCTTCTGCACATCGAGAGATGGCTTCAGCCTGCGGAGCCTGTACAGGCAGATGGAAGGCCACAGTGGGCCGGTGCTGCTGGTGCTGAGGGACCAGGATGGGCAG ACACCAATATCAAGGAACTTCCACCTCAAGGCCACGGAGCTCACGTCTTCAAGATGGAGCTCCTTCCTTAGCAGAATGCCACTGACCGTGGAG ATGTTTGGAGCCTTCTCTTCCTCCGCCATTCGACTCAGCAAAGGCTTCTATGGTACCGGCGAgaccttcctcttctccttctccccacagcTAAAG GTCTTTAAGTGGACAGGAAGCAACTCTTTCTTTGTGAAAGGAGACTTGGATTCACTGATGATGGGCAGCAGCAG tGGCCAGTTTGGGCTGTGGTTGGATGGAGACTTGTACCGTGGGGGAAGCCACCCTTGTGCAACTTTCAATAATGAGGTACTGGCCCGACAAGAGCAGTTCTGCATCAAGGAGCTGGAGGCCTGGGTCCTGAGCTGA